Genomic DNA from Bacteroides sp.:
GGAGGGGCAAGCTACTGTTTCAGCGCCGTCGGCAGGAATAACTACCACGGGATCTTCGATGGTGAAGGTGTAGTTCCAGGTGTACTGGACATCAGCACAGTCTTCGTAGGTGTAGGTAAATACAACATCACCGGCGCACTCGGGAATCATCGGATCAGAAACACCAATGAATTCGAGTTCACGACCGCAGTTATCTTCCAGGACGGGAGCAGCAGGAGCGATGACCTCGGAGGGGCAAGCTACAGTTGCAGCTCCGTCCTCAGGAATTTCAACTGTGGGGGGCAATATAGTTACTGTATGGACATAGTCCTGAGTATTGCCAGCACAGTCTTCATAGGTCCATGTGTAAGTTACTTCACCAAAACAATCGGGAACAGCGCTAACGACCGGTCCTGTAATATTAGTGATGGCATTCCCACAGAAGTCTAAAACTTCTGGTAATGCAGGCATCTCAATATCAGCAAAGCAGGCAACCTCATCAGTAGTTGGGTCTATCGGATCAAATCCCGGATACACGCCGAACACGGTTACCTCGTCGGAATCGGTAGCCATGGAACCATTATAATAACCGGTGGCGGTTACCATATTATATACCTCAGGTGCACAGTCAACATCGCAGATATCTCCTTCAACAACCGAATAGAAGGTACTGAAGGATTCAGATGCGCCAACCGGCAGCGAGGCAATGGTTTGGTTCAGCCCGGTCAGGGGATCAACCACAGTAACATCGGTCATATCCCACATGCCGGTATTGGTTACTACAATGGCATACTCAATCACGTCACCCACTTCGTCAAAAGTGGTGGTTAGGGCGGTTTTCTCCACGTCAATGTCGGGAATACAGGCAGGACCGGGAATCTCATAATAACATTCAGATTGACCGGCCTTAACAGCGGCTTCAACCGTTCCAACCGGCCACTCACCGCTGAGGGTGAGATAGTAGGTTTGGGTGACACCCGGATCCAGTCCGGAGTCCCATTTCAAGCCGTAAACCCCTGTTGTAGGGTCTGTTCCACAGGTGGTAATTCCGGGCCCGGCATCCACAACATAGGAGCAGGGCACACAGAGTGCGATCACCCAGTGGCTGAGTGCAGGTGGGCCGCCTCCGAGAATGGTGTACGTAAACGTTGTGTTCGTACCATCGTAGACTGCCCCCTGGAACGTAATGATATGCGAATCGCATCCTGTAGACAGGCTGATAATGCCATCATTTTGCTGAACAGGCCTTTCAAGGCTGATATTCTGTGCCTGGGCCGAAACTGCAAACATCATGATGACAAGAAACATCAGCAAACTGCTACATCGTTCTTGCAGGTTCTTGTACATGTTTTTCATTCATTAAAAGTTTTAATTAACAACACTTTGTTTTAAACACATTCGTAATCTTATTCATTTTTCTTGAATGGGGAGGTGCTTCATAGGCTTCAGGTTGGTTAAACATTTCTTTTATAATAAGTTTCGCCTGAAACCTTCCGTCTATCCGGGGAGTTTTCAGACATTATTAACAAATTGTTAACAGCAAATGCCAACAAAAATTAAAATACTATCGATAAAGCTATTAAAAGCCCCAATGCCTGTCAATTGGGAATTATCCTTAAATAGAGATTGGGATAAAATGCAGGTAGTATTGGTAAAAACCCTAGTATAAATTTCACGAATAACCAAGGATGTTTTTTTAATTTTCTCCTGTCTTTTTTTTCTTAATCATTCAAAGAAAAATATAATAAATAGATATATAAATAAATGAATATAAAATTTATAAATAGTTTATAATAAATGTTTTAAATAAATTTAGTTTGTAATTTTTCTTTTTTTTATCCGGATATGTAAAGGATGTTTCAATGGTGTAAAATCGATTTAAATTAAAAAAATACAGCCAATTTACCGTATAAAAATTATACAAAAAAAGGGGGTTTTTTACCCCCTTAAAATACTCCAAAAATGAAAAAAAAAAAATCATTTTTTTTCAGGGACCCTAACAAAAGCTCTTTCAGTTATTTCTAAAGCAGTCGTTAAAGTGCTTAAATCTTTGAATAACTCCCCAGTTTTACCCGACCAATGACTATGGCCGATCGCTTTCATTTCATATTCGGAAGTTCCTGAGTCCAAGTCGATCACAGCCTCGTATACAATGGCGGGCTGCGATGAGGTCATGTATTCGCTGTCGCCTGGAAAACGGTTGTTATACCAATGCTGGTTCCAGTCCCAGGGTTGGTTGATCTCGAGCAGCACCCTGAACTGGCGCCGGTTGGATTCAGGCAACTGGGTCTGCAATAAGAAATTTCCCTTAGGTGTTGGACCGGTCAGGGCGTCGGGCATCGGGTTCTGCTGCGAAGGGATATACAGGCCGTCCTCTGCCTGGATGCCGCGTTTATGACTCCAGTAGGGGAGGGTTGCCGGGCGGCGCACCGGGCCGGGCAGCCAGCGCCCTGTGGAGGGGTCGCCGCGCAGGTAAATTCCCTTAGCGATCGATTGCGCAACATACAGGGTCTGCACGTAATTCCCCTCAAGGTCTTCCACCCAGATGGCCATCAGGGGATGGTTGTGGTGGGGACCCCGTTCAAATTCCACTTCCAGGGGGTGCCCGTCGAGGTTCAACGAAGTAGTAATCACTTGCACTGGCTCAGGGCTCCTGTTGCGTTTCCACCAGGGCTTTTGATCACCGTAGGAACCATAGGGGCTTGCAGCAGTTAAGGTAAAAAATACCAGGCCAAGAGAAAGGGTAAACAGGGACCTGCTTTGCCTTAGGGTATGCTTGTTTTTGCTGAATGAATTCATAGCGCTTCAAGATTAAAATTCAAAAATGATCCCAATGGATGGCAGCACAGTGCCTGTAAGGTTTTCCAGGGTCTTTAACTGGTACCGATCAATGCCATCCTCACCGGTGATAATGATTGGGTTTCCGTTTTCATCTTCCTGCCGGGCCACATTTTCGGGCAACTCCGACTCAAAGTTATAAATGTTCTGAATATCCAGATAAACCATCAGCGACCACTTTTTGAGGAAGAACTGCTTGTCGATCCTCAGGTCGAGCTGATGGAAGCTGCGAAGGCGGTTCTGGTGGAACCTCGCATAATCGAAATAAGGGCCGTTTTGGGCATCCCAGGCATCCCTGATGCTCGACAGCTCCAGGTCGTAGGGCGTGTATGGAGCACCTCCTGAGAAGCGCCATTTCAGGCCGATTTCCCAGTTCTTTGGCAGGGGGCGCAGGGCGGTGAAAATCAGGATATGCCGGTTGTCCCATTTCGAAGGGATATAGCTGCCCTGGTTATCCTGAAACTCACTCCTGACAAAGGTATAGGAGAGGATCAGGTTGAATTGCTTAAAGTTTTCAGTGCGGAAGAACAACTCTGTTCCATAGGAGCGACCTTTCCCGATGCTGAGCACCTCTTCATCGCCAAACACGCCAAAGTCGCCTGACTGGCTGCCCAGGGCCACCGAATCGCGAACCGAGAAGGGGTATTTATCATACATTTTATAAAAGCCTTCAAAGGTGATCTTGCTGACACGGTTAGGAAGCCATTCAATGCCGCCTACCAGATGGTCAACCGAGATGTAGCGCAGGTCGTTGTTTTTGTTGACCAGCACCCCGTTGGGATCACGATAGCCCAAGGTAATATAGGCAGGCATCTGGAAGTAGCGCCCCACGTTCCCGTTGAGGAAAAGATTCTGGCGGAGCTGATAAGATGCCGAGAAGCGGGGAGAGATCTGATCGATGAGGTTCGACATACTGGCCGAATAGTTGTTGGCGTCGCTGCGAACCCCCAGGGAAAGCGTCAGGCGGTTGTCCACAAAGCTGCGGGTCACCTGCCCGAAGGCGCTCCATTTAAACAGGTCGTAGGCCGTTTGATTCTCCACAGAAATCAACTGGTCGTTGATAAATACCTTTTGTGAGATGTCGCCCAGGAATTTGGCATACTCTCCACCCAGACCCCAGTTTACGCGGTATTTATCGAGGGCCGTACTGCGTTCAAAACGAAACTTATTCTCAATCTCATCCGAAACGTAGTCAAGGCTGCGGGGCAGACTTTCGTCGTTGCCGGGATATTTGAAAGCGGTATTGCGCAACATGTTTCGGCTCAGCACAAAAAGGTCGGAGCCGTTGTCGCGGAAATGGCGGTAGGTGGCCCCCAGGGCGTAATTCCATTGCTCATTCACCGGCAGTGACTCCAGCAGGATGCGCTGCTCTTCGGTTTCGTTGGCGTTAAGGTTCAAAGTAAACTGGTCGATGGCGCCAAGCCCGATCACATTGAGTTCGGAGCGCTCACCGATGCGGGTGTTGGTCTTGAACTGGAAATCGTTGTATGTCGGCAGGAAGGGAAGCTCAAGCAAGGTGAAGAGGAACTGCAGGTAAGACCTTCGGGCCGAAACCACCATGGAGGTGTTTTTCGTCAGGGGCCCGTCGAGCGAAAGCGCCAGGTCGCTGGCGCCAATGGTGCCGCGCAGGTTCAGGCGGTCGCGGTTGCCATTGATCTGGCGGAACTCGAACACCGAACTCAATGCATTGCCACGGCTGGCAGGAAAAGCCCCGGAGTACATTTCTATCTCACGGATAAAATCCACGTTGATCATCCCCAATGGCCCTCCGCTGGCGCCCTGGGTGGTGAAGTGGTTGATGGTGGGTATCTCAATGCCATCGAGGAAGAAGCGGTTCTCGGAAGGGCCGCCCCCGCGAATGATCACGTCGTTGCGGAAAGCCGGGGTAAAGGCCACCCCGGGTAAGGACTGGATCACCTTTGAGATGTCGCGGTTGCTGCCAGGGCTGCGTTCAATTTCCTTGATGCCCAGGCGGCGAAGCGATACCGGGCTCTCATCTTTCCGCTGGAAGGGGGAAGCCCGCACTTCAACGGCTTCAAGCTGCACCTTGATCTCCTTCAGCGGGATCTCAATAAAAGCAGCCCTCGAATTACTCACCATAAACTCTTCAGTGACCTTGCTTTCGAAGCCCACTGAACTTACTGCAAGACGAACAAAGCCAGGCTCAACCCCTGTAAACAGGAAATTCCCGTCGAGGTCGCTGGTGCTGCCAATGTTTGTACCATATATAATAAGGTTGGTGAAGGGAAGTGGTTCGTTCGTGTCCTGGTTGAACACCCGGCCCCGGATGGTACCCTGCTGCCCGAAAGCCAGCACCCCCGAAAGAATTAGCACCAATACTACAGATATCTTTTGAAACATGCGATACATAGTTTAATCTTATGATTTTGCTATTGAAACAAATTTCCGGGAAAAAAGTTTTTTATCAAAATTAAAATATTCATTAAATAAAAAGGCCTGTAATATATTTGTAAGGATAAATAGACCATAAGTTTGATTCTCCAAAAACAGTTTTTCTATTCCAATCAAAACTGCAGGGCCTCCTTGTTCCGAATATTTCCCGGATAGCAGGGCATAACCCTAAATTTCAACAATTTTTCTAATTTTTTATTTTTGTTAATTCATTCTAAATCAGTAGTATAGCTATACCATGGAAATAGTTAATACGGAGTTAATACGGAGTTTATTCGGTTTAAACCGAATAAACTCCGTATTAACCCTGACCTTGGTCTATTCCTGGAAGCTTTTTCCTCAAGAAGAAGAAAGGGGAGGAGCCGGGGAAAATTCAGGAGTTGTTAAATTCAATTAATTATCGGGAAAAAGGGAAATGCTAGTGCAGTTATCTTTCTACAGGAATTATTACTTTTGAAAAAACAATGGATTAAGGTAAACTTTCAATAATTGAAAGGCAAATGGAAACCCTGACCCTGACGACGCCTGCCTTGCTGTTCTCCGCCATTTCGCTGTTGCTGCTGGCCTATACCAATCGTTTCCTGGCCATTGCCAACCTGGTGCGGGGTCTGCACGCCCGCTACAAGGAAAGCCCCAGCCAGATATTGTTTGGGCAGATCGCCAACCTGAAAAAGCGCATCAACCTGATCCGCAGCATGCAGATCTATGGGCTGGCCAGCCTGTTGTTGTGTGTGGCCTGCATGTTCCTGGTCTATGTTGAATGGCAGATGGTGGCCGAGATCATTTTCGGCATTGCCCTGGTGCTTCTCATCATCAGCCTGGGTATCAGTATCTGGGAGATCAACATCAGCGTGAAAGCCCTCAACCTGCACATCAGCGACCTGGAGGATACCAACAGGCTGTAGGGTGGCATTCACCGACCTGGGGGTGCCATTGACCGATCGCCTCTTGCAGGATTTTTCCGGCCGGGATAATTTTGTGTCAGATTATTCATTGTATCACAAAAAAAAATGCAATCATGGATTCTTCAAACAAAAAACGGGCGCTGATTGGCCTTATTTTCATCGCACTGGGTGCAGCCTTGCTGGTCAGCCTTTTCAACATTTCAATTTTTGGTTTTTACCTGCCCCGCATTGTCTTCTCGTGGCCATTGATCCTGATCCTCCTTGGGATTATTTTTATGGTCAACGACAAGAATCGCTCCACCGGGGTGATCCTGTTCGCCATTGGGACTTTTTTCCTGGTCAGGAATCATTTTGACCTGGACTGGGTGTTTATGATGAAAATCCTGATCCCTGCCGTTTTAGTGGTGATCGGTATTACGATGTTATTTCCACGAGCCCACCGGAGAAAAAACCCGGTAATGGGTTCTGCAGAGGACAAGTCGAACCTTTTGGATGATGTCAACGTTTTCAGTGGCGGCAACAAAAACATTACTTCCGATACTTTCCAGGGAGGCCAGGTGACCTGTGTTTTCGGGGGCTCTGAACTGAATTTCAGGCAGTCCACGCTGGCTCCCGGCGAGAATATCCTGGATGTGACCTGTATCTTTGGGGGCTGCACCTTATTTGTCCCCGAGGACTGGACCATCAAGGTAGAAGCCACAGCAATCTTTGGCGGGTTCTCGGATGAGCGCTCCAAGCGGAACCCCCACCTGGTAAGCGACCCCACAAAAGTATTGACCATAAGGGGCTTCGTCCTCTTTGGAGGCGGTGAAATCAAGCTGGCCTGATCGCGATGAAGGACTTTATCCTGAACGATAAAAGATTTCTTGCCTATTACCTGGGCCTGTGGCTGATGTCAGCCACAGGCCTTTTCCTGGTTTTGCGAAGGGTTACGGATTGGCCGATTGATGTGATGGTCATCGACAGCCTGTGCAGTACGCTCTCGTTCTTTGTCATTTTCCTGGCCTTGTGGTATGTGGTCAGGTTTGCCGGGGGCTATTCGGAGAAAAGCCCTGAGAAAATTCTCACTACCTTACTGGCTGCATTGGTGTTGCTGGGGGTTTGGGTGTACTTTTCAATCAGCCTGACCAGCCTGTGTACGGGTTTTGTTAATGGCTACAATGACTTTATCAGGGAAACCCTGTGGGTCCGGGCGCTGACAGGCTATCTTTTCGCCACGATCATCAACCTCCTGTTCTATAATTTTTACCTGATCCGTTACAGCCGCGAGGCCAGGGACCGGGAAAACCAGCTGAAGGAGCTGGTGCAGCGCACCGAATTGCAGGCCCTGAAGAACCAGTTAAATCCACATTTTATTTACAACAGCCTGAACTCGATCAGTAGCCTGACACTGACGGCACCCGACAAGGCCCGTGAGATGGTCATGCGCCTGAGTGACTTCCTGCGCTATGCCCTCAAGCAAGATGCCATGCAAATGGTTCCTTTGGAAAAAGAGCTGGAGAACATTGAATCTTACCTGCAGATCGAAAGGGTGCGGTTTGGAAAAAAACTGGTGTATTTCCTGCAGGTCCATCCTGACTTTAAACGCCAAAGCCTCCCCGTGATGATTCTCCAGCCCTTGTTTGAGAATGCCGTGAAGCATGGGGTTCAGAAGAGCGCAGGGCCGGTAGAGATTAGGTTCCTGGCAGAACACGCGGGTGAGGATGTAAAATTAAGGGTTACCAATGTTTACGACCAGCAGTTTGCCCGCTTCCGATCGGAAGGGGTTGGCCTTGAAAATATCCGTAACCGGTTGAGGCTTATTTTTGGAAACGGGAATTTATTGTCGATCAAGGCAGAAGACGGGCTCTTTACGGCCACCCTGACACTGCCCAGAAAAGAATATGATGAAAAAGCATAAAGCCCTGATCATTGAAGACGAACAGCCTGCCCGCGACCTGCTGAAGGAGTTCCTGAAGGATTTTGAAAACATTGAACTGCTAGGTGAGTATGCGGATGGTTTTGAGGGTCTGAAGGCCATCAATCGCATGAAGCCCGACCTGATCTTCCTCGACATCCAGATGCCTCGCATCAATGGCTTTGAGATGCTTGAACTGGTGGACGAGGAAAACCTACCGCTGGTGATTTTCACCACCGCCTATGACCAATACGCTTTAAAGGCCTTTGAGTTCAATGCCCTCGATTATTTGCTGAAGCCCATTTTTGCCGGGCGTTTTCAGGTAGCGGTGAACAAGGCCCTGCAGAGCCTGGACGCTGGGAACCCCAAGCGCGAACAGCTGAACCAGGCGCTGAACAGCCGGATGGATTCCGGTGGCTTTCTTGACCGGATCGTGCTGCGCTCGGGCGAAGGGGTGCAGGTAATCGCCGAAGAAGATATTTTTTACCTGGAAGCCCAGGATGACTATGTACTGATCGCCACCCGCGGGGAAGAGTTTCTGAAAAAGAAAACCCTGAAATATTTTGAGGATCATCTTGACCCTACTTTTTTCGTGCGCGTGCACCGCTCATACATTGTCCGCCTCGATGCCATTCAGAAAATTGAACCTTACTCAAAGGACGCATACCTGGCCCAGCTCAAAAACGGAAGGAAAATTTCGGTGAGCAAAAGCGGCTACAGCAGCCTGCGACAACGGTTGTCGTTTTGAGCCTTCAGAATTTCCGAAAAGGAACTGTTTTTGAGATCATAAAAATTGCGGGGAAACGTTAAAAAATGTTACCTTTGCAAATTGTTTAGGCAAATTTGCGTTCTTTGCGCCTGAAACCTTAATCCTGCAATAGATTCATGTTTAAAAACATAGGAATTCGCTCTCTTTTTGTGATCGTTGTTTTGTTGCTTTTTGGCACCTCCTGCAGTAAATATCAGAAGCTGCTCAAGAGCACGGATAATAATTTGAAACTTGAAAAAGCCATTGAATATTACGAAAAGGAGGATTATCACCGGGCCATAGGGCTGTTCACAGATGTGATTCCCGTTTTCAGGGGCACGCAACGGGCTGAAGAGATCAATTATTATTATGCCCTGGCGCATTACAAGATCAAGGATTACGTAATGGCAAGCCATTACTTTAAGACTTTCACGCAGGCCTATCCAATGAATGAACATTCGGAGGAATTCCTGTTTCTTGCTGCCTATTGCAAATACCTGGATTCGCCACGTTCAAGTCTTGACCAGACCACTACCATGGAAGCCATCACTGAATTCCAGATCTTTATCAACCGTTATCCGGCCAGCCCCAAAGTAGAAGAGGCCAACCAGCTGATCGACGAGTTGAGGAGAAAGCAGGAAAAGAAAGTCTATGACCTGGCCAAGTTGTATTATGACCTGACGGATTACGTGGCCGCCGCCACAACCTATAAGGTATTGATTCGTGATTATCCGGATACTGAATTCCGGGAAGAGGCCCTTTTCGGCATTGTCCGGGCCAATTATGAATATGCCAGGCAGAGTGTTCCGCAAAGGCAGGTGGAAAGATATAATGAGGTTTTAGCCGCCCACGAACGGCTGCTCAGGCAATTTCCCGATAGCCAATACCTTGAGCAGGCAGGGCTTTACCGTGATATTGCCCAAAGCGAGATCGCACGCCTGACACCAGAAGAAGAAATCACTGAAAACAAATAAACAGAAGATGGATTACAAAAAAGTAAAAGCTGAAAGTACCACAGTGACCCGCGACCTGAGGCAATTTGACAAGGAAAACGGGAACATTTATCAAACAGTGGTCATTATATCAAAGCGAGCAAACCAGATTGGCCTTGAGATGAAGGAAGAACTCAATGGCAAGCTGGAGGAGTTTGCCACTTCGACTGATAACCTGGAAGAAATTTTTGAGAACAGGGAACAGATCGAGATCGCACGCTTCTACGAGCAGTTGCCCAAACCTTCGCTCATTTCCATCAGTGAATATGAGAATGGTAACGTTTATTTCCGGGTTCCTGAAGAAGAGCCGAAGAAGTAAATTGAACATAAAAAAAAACCTGCCTGTCGCCGTACTCCGGTTGGGCAGGTTTTTTTTATCTTTACGGCCAGGGAAAAACGGGAGATCCTTAAAATTTGTCCAGTCAACAATAATATGTAAGGATTTTTTCGTTTTAATTCAAAACCCGTTTCAAGCCAGTGTCATGTTCTCCTGACCTGGCCGGGAAGGGTGAAAAATGGAATGAACATGAAGAAAATATTGATCCCGGTCCTTGTTTTGGTTTTTGGTTTTTCTTCCCCCGTGCTGAAGGCACAGGAGATGAATTGCATGGTCTCGATCAGCACGCCCGGGCTGTCGGAAACCGACAGGCTGATTATGCAAACCCTTCAGGCCGACATTTATGAGTTTGTGAATCAGCGCAACTGGACCGAATATCAGTTCAATACGCAGGAACGCATCGAGGCCTCTATTATGATCACCATTAACGAGCGCCTTGGCGATGAATACAAGGGCACCATCCAAATACAATCGCGGCGCCCGGTGTTTAACACTTCGTATGACACCCCGCTGTTCAATCACCAGGACAGGGACGTGCACTTCCGTTACCTGGAAAACCAACCTCTGGAATATGCCGACAATACCTTTACTTCGAACCTGACCTCTCTGGTGGCCTTTTATGTTTATGTTATCCTGGGTTTTGACTTTGACTCGTTTGCGCCTTACGGCGGAAATCCATATTTTGAGCGGGCACAGAACATCGTCAACCTGGCCCAGAACGCCCAGGAAAGGGGATGGAAATCGTTTGAGAGCCAGCGCAACCGCTACTGGCTGATGGAGAATATTTTCAATACCACTTACAGGCCCATTCGCGAGGCAGTATATACTTACCACAGGCTGGGGTTTGACACCATGACAGACAATATGGAGAACGCCCGTGCGCAGGTGGTTATCGCCCTCGAGATGCTGCAGCGCGCCCACCGCGAGCGCCCCGGAAGTTTCCTGATGCAGATTGTGATGACTGCCAAAAGCGATGAACTGGTCAACCTGTTTACGGAAGCCAACCCTATGGATCGAAATAAAGCTATACAGATCCTTACGGAGATTGACCCTTCCAACAGTTCCAAATACAGGCGGATGACCCAGGGTACTGAAGCACAGTCCCGTTAAACGCTTGCTTAATCTTTTCTTTTTCGTTTGCTAAAGTTTCTTAACTTTGGGCCGTTAATTTTTTCCTGTATGCTAAAGCACCTGCTGGTAGAAAATTATGCCCTGATCGAGAAGCTGGACCTGACCTTCGGGAAAGGGTTTACGGTGATCACAGGAGAGACCGGTGCAGGGAAATCCATCATGTTGGGAGCCCTGGCGCTCATCCTGGGTCAGCGCGCCGACACCCAGGTGTTGATGCATCACGACCGCAAGTGCATTGTGGAAGGAACCTTTGACCTGACCAGCCTGTCCATATCCGATCTTTTTGACAAGCATCAGCTCGACTATGATAACCTGAGTTGTTTCCGCCGTGAGATTACCCCCCAGGGCAAATCCAGGGCGTTCATCAACGATACACCCGTTACCCTGTCGGTCATGAAGGAAATGGCCGAACGCCTGATCGATATTCATTCGCAACATCAGACCCTGCTGCTTGGGGAATCCTCTTTTCAGGTTGATGTGGTAGACAGTTTTGCAGGGCATTTTGAGGTGGTAGGGGCTTTCCGTCAGGCATACAGAACCTGGCAGCAGCGCCTGTCCTTGCTGGAAGAAATGGAAGAGCGCGAAAAACGATCGCGTGCTGACCTCGATTATTTTCGTTTTCAGTATGACGAACTGGAAAAGGCCCGCTTAAGCGCCGAAGAATATGAAAGCCTGGAAGGAAACCTCAGGGTCCTTCATCATGCGGAAGAGATCAGGTTAAACCTTGAGAAAGCTTTGTTTGTGCTCGAACAATCGGAAACCAATGTTCTTTCAGGCCTGAATGAGTTGCTCCAGCTACTGAAACCGCTTGCGCGCCTCAATGAAACGTACGGGCACCTCCTTTCGCGTTTTGAATCCGTACAAATTGAAGTCAAGGACCTTAAAACCGAACTGGAAGACCAGTCGGAAAGGGTGGTGCACGATCCGGCGAGGACGCTTGAACTGGAGCAGCGTATCGATTTGCTCAACAAATTGCTGTTAAAGCACAATGCTGCCCATATGGAGGAGCTGATCCAGGTTCGGGAGGATTTCCTGGAGAAAATCAGGACTATCGATTCGCTGGAAGACGAAATTAAAAAACTGGCAGCGGAAGCCAGTAGTATGGAAGAAAAGCTGAAAGATATGGCCAGGGGGATCTCGCGGAAGAGAAAAGGTTCGATTCCTGAGATTGAAAGGGAAGTGACCCAGATGTTGCACCAGCTGGGGATGCCTGGGGCCAGGTTTAAGGTTTCTCACCAGGAACTTCCTGTCCTGGGCCCCAATGGCCAGGATCAGCTATCGTTCCTGTTCAGTGCGAATCCGGGAGGTGAGCCCCGTGAAATAGCCCGGGTGGCCTCCGGAGGCGAGTTGTCGCGACTTATGCTTAGCGTGAAGTCGATGATCTCTAAAAGGAACTTATTGCCCACCATCATCTTCGATGAGATCGATGCAGGCATCTCAGGTGAGACAGCCACACGCGTGGCCAATATCCTTGAAAACATTTCAAAGAAGATGCAGGTAATCGCCATCACGCACCTTCCGCAGATTGCCTCAAGAGGGGAATCGCACTTGCTGGTATACAAGATCATTGAGGGTGGGCGTGCCCGCACCGAGATCAAAAACATAAAGGACCAGGACCGCATCCTGGAGATCGCCAAAATGCTGGGCGGCGAAAAACCCACCGAGGTGATGCTTGCCACAGCTCGCGAACTTATTATTAATGCAGTTAGAAATTAAAACAAACCAATATGTCCTTACAATTGCTTAAAGGAAAGAGAGGCATTATTTTCGGTGCTCTTGATGAAAATTCCATTGCCTGGAAAGTGGCAGAAAAAGCTTATGAGCACGGTGCCACCATGGTATTGACCAATGCCCCCATCGCCCTTCGCAAGGGGGATATTTTCCGGCTTGGTGAGAAGATCAAGGCGGAAGTTATCTCTGCAGATATTACCCAGGTGGATGAGCTTGAGAGCCTGCTTCAGGAAAGCATGAACATCCTTGGGGGGAAAATC
This window encodes:
- a CDS encoding TonB-dependent receptor, whose amino-acid sequence is MFQKISVVLVLILSGVLAFGQQGTIRGRVFNQDTNEPLPFTNLIIYGTNIGSTSDLDGNFLFTGVEPGFVRLAVSSVGFESKVTEEFMVSNSRAAFIEIPLKEIKVQLEAVEVRASPFQRKDESPVSLRRLGIKEIERSPGSNRDISKVIQSLPGVAFTPAFRNDVIIRGGGPSENRFFLDGIEIPTINHFTTQGASGGPLGMINVDFIREIEMYSGAFPASRGNALSSVFEFRQINGNRDRLNLRGTIGASDLALSLDGPLTKNTSMVVSARRSYLQFLFTLLELPFLPTYNDFQFKTNTRIGERSELNVIGLGAIDQFTLNLNANETEEQRILLESLPVNEQWNYALGATYRHFRDNGSDLFVLSRNMLRNTAFKYPGNDESLPRSLDYVSDEIENKFRFERSTALDKYRVNWGLGGEYAKFLGDISQKVFINDQLISVENQTAYDLFKWSAFGQVTRSFVDNRLTLSLGVRSDANNYSASMSNLIDQISPRFSASYQLRQNLFLNGNVGRYFQMPAYITLGYRDPNGVLVNKNNDLRYISVDHLVGGIEWLPNRVSKITFEGFYKMYDKYPFSVRDSVALGSQSGDFGVFGDEEVLSIGKGRSYGTELFFRTENFKQFNLILSYTFVRSEFQDNQGSYIPSKWDNRHILIFTALRPLPKNWEIGLKWRFSGGAPYTPYDLELSSIRDAWDAQNGPYFDYARFHQNRLRSFHQLDLRIDKQFFLKKWSLMVYLDIQNIYNFESELPENVARQEDENGNPIIITGEDGIDRYQLKTLENLTGTVLPSIGIIFEF
- a CDS encoding DUF2721 domain-containing protein, with protein sequence METLTLTTPALLFSAISLLLLAYTNRFLAIANLVRGLHARYKESPSQILFGQIANLKKRINLIRSMQIYGLASLLLCVACMFLVYVEWQMVAEIIFGIALVLLIISLGISIWEINISVKALNLHISDLEDTNRL
- a CDS encoding LiaF domain-containing protein, which translates into the protein MDSSNKKRALIGLIFIALGAALLVSLFNISIFGFYLPRIVFSWPLILILLGIIFMVNDKNRSTGVILFAIGTFFLVRNHFDLDWVFMMKILIPAVLVVIGITMLFPRAHRRKNPVMGSAEDKSNLLDDVNVFSGGNKNITSDTFQGGQVTCVFGGSELNFRQSTLAPGENILDVTCIFGGCTLFVPEDWTIKVEATAIFGGFSDERSKRNPHLVSDPTKVLTIRGFVLFGGGEIKLA
- a CDS encoding histidine kinase; protein product: MKDFILNDKRFLAYYLGLWLMSATGLFLVLRRVTDWPIDVMVIDSLCSTLSFFVIFLALWYVVRFAGGYSEKSPEKILTTLLAALVLLGVWVYFSISLTSLCTGFVNGYNDFIRETLWVRALTGYLFATIINLLFYNFYLIRYSREARDRENQLKELVQRTELQALKNQLNPHFIYNSLNSISSLTLTAPDKAREMVMRLSDFLRYALKQDAMQMVPLEKELENIESYLQIERVRFGKKLVYFLQVHPDFKRQSLPVMILQPLFENAVKHGVQKSAGPVEIRFLAEHAGEDVKLRVTNVYDQQFARFRSEGVGLENIRNRLRLIFGNGNLLSIKAEDGLFTATLTLPRKEYDEKA
- a CDS encoding LytTR family transcriptional regulator DNA-binding domain-containing protein; the encoded protein is MKKHKALIIEDEQPARDLLKEFLKDFENIELLGEYADGFEGLKAINRMKPDLIFLDIQMPRINGFEMLELVDEENLPLVIFTTAYDQYALKAFEFNALDYLLKPIFAGRFQVAVNKALQSLDAGNPKREQLNQALNSRMDSGGFLDRIVLRSGEGVQVIAEEDIFYLEAQDDYVLIATRGEEFLKKKTLKYFEDHLDPTFFVRVHRSYIVRLDAIQKIEPYSKDAYLAQLKNGRKISVSKSGYSSLRQRLSF
- the bamD gene encoding outer membrane protein assembly factor BamD, with the protein product MFKNIGIRSLFVIVVLLLFGTSCSKYQKLLKSTDNNLKLEKAIEYYEKEDYHRAIGLFTDVIPVFRGTQRAEEINYYYALAHYKIKDYVMASHYFKTFTQAYPMNEHSEEFLFLAAYCKYLDSPRSSLDQTTTMEAITEFQIFINRYPASPKVEEANQLIDELRRKQEKKVYDLAKLYYDLTDYVAAATTYKVLIRDYPDTEFREEALFGIVRANYEYARQSVPQRQVERYNEVLAAHERLLRQFPDSQYLEQAGLYRDIAQSEIARLTPEEEITENK
- a CDS encoding DNA-directed RNA polymerase subunit omega gives rise to the protein MDYKKVKAESTTVTRDLRQFDKENGNIYQTVVIISKRANQIGLEMKEELNGKLEEFATSTDNLEEIFENREQIEIARFYEQLPKPSLISISEYENGNVYFRVPEEEPKK